From Mustelus asterias chromosome 19, sMusAst1.hap1.1, whole genome shotgun sequence, one genomic window encodes:
- the mrpl42 gene encoding large ribosomal subunit protein mL42: MALLAGRVFVNPALGRLVTWGGAAATTGGDRGCFCHKSTYAALPNDYNCKVELAITSDGQTIVCYHPSVDIPYEHTKPISRPSPVENKEETHDQVLKARLDKEVLRDKQAPTIEELSKMFYTTKHRWYPIGHNRRQKIKPNPPKDR, from the exons ATGGCACTGCTGGCGGGACGGGTGTTCGTGAATCCTGCACTTGGCCGCTTGGTTACATGGGGTGGAGCGGCCGCCACGACAG GTGGAGATAGGGGTTGTTTTTGTCACAAGTCTACATATGCTGCTCTTCCCAATGATTACAACTG CAAAGTTGAACTTGCAATTACATCAGATGGACAGACAATAGTCTGTTACCACCCATCAGTGGATATCCCATATGAACATACCAAG CCCATTTCGAGACCTTCCCCTGTGGAGAACAAAGAAGAGACTCATGATCAGGTACTAAAGGCCAGGCTGGATAAAGAAGTGCTGCGTGATAAACAGGCCCCTACAATTGAAGAACTCAGTAAAATGTTCTATACGACAAAGCACCGCTGGTATCCAATTGGGCA